The nucleotide window GACCCCGCAATCtgagcaaaaagaaaaagaatagtAAGTAAATCAAAAGAACAAACCAGATAATGTAggggaaaaaacaaaaaatgcATTGTCGGGGAGTCGAACCCCGGCCACTCGCTTGGAAGGCGAGTATCATAACCGTTAGACTAACAATGCTTGCTAGTTGAAATATGGTCCTTACAACAGTTCACAATCCGCAAAGCTACTAATGTCAGATCTACGGTATGGCGCTTTAGGTAATGAGCagagtagtatatattctaatttgAGCTAGGTTGAGCTTAATGGGAAGTATACATGATCGAAACATGGAAATGACTTATTATCGGATGATAGAGCGTGTACGGCACAACGTACTTGTATGTAGGTCGAACAAATTAGTCAAGGCGACCGACCGCAGACAATGTAAATAAACGTGGGACGATTTCGCAATTGTAAATGGGCTGATTACAtactaactatatataatattttactattttCAATAACCATACACTGATTTCAGTATACTCTAAAAGAATGCAACataaactataattaattcCGACGCACGCAGATTAAACTTCAAACCTCCCTACTCCATGCAAATCCCGCATCTAAGTTCATTGGTGGTGCATAGTGGGGTATAAGACAAATTAGTGACGACTATCTTCAAGGaagcatcattggtctagtggtagaattcatcgttgccatcgatgaggcccgtgttcgattcacggatgatgcattCTTCCAAGCATTGTTAGTCTAACGGTTATGATACTCGCCTTCCAAGCGAGTGGCCGGGGTTCGACTCCCCGACAATGcatctttttgcttttttttttccctatattatctttttcctTCAAGCTAAATGATGACATGATGTAGTATGCCATCTGGGTGGTGGTTTACTTGTTTTTgtattaatctaatatttcttCGTCCAGGAAATGCATGTATTGCTTAATCGAGGACAATGTCCAGCCAATAGGGTTAAAATACCTGGGAGTTGTTTACGGGGTGCTACTACACATAGTTGAccgtaaaatatatataatgctACTAATAGTAGTACAAGCTTCGGCCTCGGGTGTGGTAAAATGCAAAACATATTCTCATGCACCCCatagtaaatagtaatacTCAATGACGCTATATAAACAGAGCCAGCTTAATCAAATCGATCAATAAATCAACCCATGCATGCTTGCACCATCCATATGATAATCGGCCATTGTACAACAAATACAACCAATGCTGGCAGCAATATATCATATAGTTGCGCTATGAATTCCATGAAACAAACAAAGCTAGTTAACAAACAGATCCTTTTAatcctcccactcctcatcTAACTGATCTATCAGTCGATTTTCGGCATCCACGTCACTGCCTCGACGGCCGAAACTGCCGCGGTGGTTGACGCTGTTACCGCGGGTGTGGCCGTGGCCGAGAGTCGGGGAGCGTTTTaagcggaggaggcgggccagggaggagaagaggatgatgatcatgtccTGTTttagaggggaagagagaggagatgaggTTAGCTTAGGGTTCTGTATAATGAATGTATTCCTCGAAGAATAGCAAATGAGACAGTTGTATGTGTTCAGATAGATGTGTGAAGCAAGGAAAGATTTCtagaatcaatcaatcgagCTATTGACATGTTTCCAGCTTATATGGACGTCTTTGCTAGGCCTGCACGAGCAATGACGGTATATACCGCGTTCAACACGGCTAAATGTCCAAAAGGCTAGATGTCCAAACGAGTGACTTCAAAGACAAGCAAGAAAGACAAGCGTAAGGAAAGACGAATGGCAAGCACGCCTGATGTAATTGAGCTCCAGACCAGCCAAAGCAGATTCAATCCATCCTCGAAACAGGTAACCTTGCATTGCCAAACTCCTTGTACGGGACCTGCTCGTGCCGCCGGGACCGTCGGAACGGGATCAACGCCAATATACTTACTTTGATGAAGTCGAGCATTCCCGCCCAAAGACTGTAGTTCGGGCACTGTCTCCAACCGCGCTGGTGCATGACAGTTCGTTGGTATGCGCAACCACCGACCAGGTAGGCCGCCACGGCAATCAACGCACTATGCTTATCAGCTATCGGTCCCATATTAGGTTGTTCTTCACTTACATTACGCCGAAAACGCCGGCTGGCGAAAGACCCGGGTTATCCGGTGTGGGCGCGGTCGCGCCACAAGCGGCAGAGCTTCGAACCTCGAAAAAGTATGTGCACTGGTCCATGGTGCCGACAAAGGAGACTGTCGCCTGAGAGGCAGGGGTATCGCGCTCACAAAGAAACGACAtgatggtggatttggtgcgGGCGGCATTTCCGATGTAGTCGCCGGCACAAGGGGAGCCATTGGTATAGTTCATAACCAGCTTTCGGCCGCGGAAGAAGGGGTCTGATGCTTGTTGACTACATCGTGTCAGTCGAGTGATCATAGCAGGTGGTAAAGAAGGATAGTGTCACCGTACCCAATGGAGTAGACTTTACCCTCCCTCTCGTAGTAGGCGCTAACATTCCTCCACCTTGCGCGgtccactcccaccacaTCCTTGATATCTTCGACCACGGGCGCACAGATATTTAACGTAAAGTTGGCATTGTAATCGTGCCCTCTGGCGTGCCAACTCTCGTCTCGAGCGCCTTTGCGAGGTTTGTCCCCGTCTACTGGGGGCGGAGAtaaggagatggtgttgagatcGTAGAATAGGCCGGTCGTGGGAGAGCGAACGACGCAGGGAGAGAGGGCATCCTTCGGAGCAGAAGAATCGGAGGCAGCCTGAGAGACAAGCGGAGcagccaggaggaagaggaacctCAGCAAGGAGGATGTGGGTGGCTTCATGGTGGGAAGATGATCTCCGGTGGAGGCAGCCGGGACGGTCGGCGATAACGGTTCTAAGCCGAGGAAGGGAACGAGGATGGATCAGGAAGCTGGAAGTAGGGACTGATCGGTATGTTTGGGAAGGTCGAAGGAGAGCAAAGCAAAGGAGAGACCAAAGATaaagtgaagaagaagaagaagcgagagaaaagaggggaaggacaaggaggagcagcagatgaaGCAGGCGTCGTAATGCGCGGAGATGAAACGTCGCATTTCTTGCGGAGATTCCATCGAGAGCTTCTCACCGCCCGCATCGTCGGCTCCGCTTCTGCCAAAAGTCCCgcggcttcttctccagtttCTCCTTAATCCCCATATCAAGATCCAGTATAGCCCGCCATGGCTCCCAAGAAGGACTCTAAGACCAAGGTCCGGGTTCAGCCCGTTCCAGAGAAACGTGGCTATGAATTTGGAGGACCGTAGGTGTTCAATGCTCTGTTACAATTGGCAATTGCATACTGACCCCACAGTCTCGGTGCGTTTGGGATCGTGTTCGGTCTGCCCGTGCTGGTTTACAGCTTCACCTTCCTGTGTAACGATGTCTCCGGCTGCCCGGCTCCTTCGCTACTACACCCCTCTACCGTGACGCTTGACCAATTGAAGGCAGAGGTTGGCTGGCCCAAGGGAGGGTTTGCGGACTTCTACGATACAAGCGTGACACTTTGGGTGCTGGGCTACTATCTGCTTAGCTTGGCCATGTACGTGTTCCTGCCTGGCCAGGAGGTCGAGGGCACCGAATTGGcatgtggaggaagattgCCCTACAAGTTCAACGGTTGGTTTCTTCAATTGACTCGTATCTGCCTCTCTAACGTTCTGCAGCTTTTCTGTCGGCCGTCCTGATCCTCTCCGGCTGTGCGACGGGCACCTACGTCTATGGCGCGGACTTTGCTGTCTGGACCTTCCTCTGGGACAATTACTTGCAGGTTATCACCGCCAATCTGGTGATTTGCACtgtcatcgccatcttcgtcTATGCGAAGAGCTTCACCGTTCCGGCTCCCGGGCAGCCCAACCCCGAGCTCCGCCAGCTAGCTCCGGGTGGTCACACTGGCAACGCGTTGTATGATTTCTTCATTGGCAGAGAGCTGAACCCCCGGGTACGCCTGCCGATTCCCTTTGTCAGTGAAGCTTCGCGCACGATCGACATTAAGTCCTGGCTCGAAATGCGCCCCGGCTTGCTGGGGTGGATCATCCTGAACCTGTCAAACATTGCCCGCCAGTACCGCACCTACGGCTACATCACGGACTCGATCGTCATCTCGACTGCTTTCCAGGCGTTCTATGTCCTGGACGGCCTGTACATGGAGCCTGCCCTGCTGACTACAATGGACATCATCATGGACGGCTTCGGATTCATGCTCTCGTTTGGCGACCTCGTCTGGGTGCCGTTTATCTACAACTTCCAGACCCGCTACCTGGCCGTCTTCCCGTACGAGCTGGGCTTCAATGGCATCCTGCTCGTTCTGGCTGTCACTGCCGTTGGCTACTCGATCTTCCGGGGTGCCAACAACCAGAAGAACCGGTTCCGCACCAACCCGAACGACCCCCGCGTCAAGCACCTCAAGTACATCCAGACGGCCAGCGGCTCCAAGCTGATCACGTCTGGCTGGTGGGGAAGCGCCCGCCACATCAACTATCTGGGCGACTGGGTCATGTCGTGGTCGTACTGTCTGCCTACGGGCATTGCCGGCTATGCTATTATCCAGAGCATCAACCCGGCCACCGGGGACCTGCAGAAGCAGGCTGTGCAGACCCCCGAGAGCCGGGGCTGGGGAATGATCTTCACGTACTTCTTCCTGGTGTACTTTGGCACGCTGCTGATCCATCGCGAGCAGCGCGACGAGGAGAAGTGCAAGCGCAAGTACGGTGCCGACTGGGACCGGTATACGTCGTTGGTCCGGAGCCGGATCATTCCTGGCATTTACTGAAAATAATGGGTATAGACCGAACAAAAGTTCTTAATGTATGATACTATTCGTCTGAACGAGTCACATATCGGACATGACATGTATTAGCTAGACTGGACatctttattctttttaatgtCATCacgctttctcttcttccctttctgatCCACCAATACCTCCAACCCccattcatcatccccatcattcGGCACCCACGGCACCAGCACCTTTTTGGCCTCCAGCATAGCACATTCCCGTGCCTTTCCCACAGACGTCTCCAGCGCAGCCCTCTTGAACTCCTTATACGACGCTGCCCTAACCGCCTGgcctccatccccctctTCagaaccatcaccaccacccaacacccccctcaacACCCCCCACATCTTCGCTCTCGACAGCGCCGACGCGCCCTTCCCCACCGGCACCGACGCCTTATACCCCTGCTTCATCCCCCCAATGATTGTCTCATACAACCCCGTCCAAGAACCACTCAATTTGGGCAACTGCTTGGCCCCATTCTCCGCCGCATAGCGatccaccccaccaccactgccactacCACCTCCCCCAAGCACCGGCGCAGCCGTCCAAACAGCCGAGATATTCCCGGGCTTACACTTCATCCCAGCCTCCTTACTCTTCGGTTTCCCAAACGCCCACAACTCCTCCACAACTCCCATATCAACAGAAAGAACTCGAAACGGATGATacccatacccatacccaccccctcctcctccctctccaaacCTCGATACCAAAGgccccatcctcccctccaccccccaagCCCTCACACACCCCGTCTCACTCACCTCCTCACGGGGCATCACCAACCCCGCCAGATACGCATTCTCCGTAACAGCCACCAGGAGACTCATCCCCCTCGACAAGAGAGACGATACCTGTCGCAGGGCAAGCTTATCCGAGCAGGACTTGCTTTTCGTGGATGGGGCGTCTGCGCGCGCGGGCTTGCGGCGGACGATGCCTAGCTGGGAAAAGTTGGCGCGGCCGGAGAGGagatctgcttcttcttctgaggGGGTGATTTCCCATGGTGTCGGGTCGTCTTGCGCTGCCATGGTGAGTTCCATGCTTGCGTCGCCGCAGGGGGCGGTCGTGCAGTAGAGGTAGATTTTTAGAGAGGGGTGGAGTTCGAAGGGGGGTTCGTTGTTGTTATTCTTGTTTGGGGATTGTTGGCGCCGAcggatgaagggggaggaatTGGATGTAGATGGCGATGAAGATTGTTGGCGTTGATGTTCATGTTCATGGTCTATCAACGCGCGAATCTCACTCAATAGCCAGCAATTGAATGCGCGGAGGGCCAGGATCTCGGCGTGCCAGTCGTGGAGGACGAGGCCGGTGCTGGATGCGAGTTGTGCAGTAGGGAGGCATTTTGCGCCGGAGCTGGATGCTTTTTAGTATTTACTAGGTCAAAGTGGTTTTGTTGTATCGCTATATAGGGGTAAGTAGTGGTAGAGTGAACATACGTAACAGCCACACAGGTCAATTCTTCCTCCgctgtatcatcatcatcattatctaCACCAACATATTGTAAGCATACTACACATAACAACCCCTAACCATAAAACCCACTAAAATGAACCccaaagcaagaaagaagagaaaagaatatacAAACCcctcacaaccacaaccccaCACATAGGAATCCACTCCCTCGTCCCATCATCCCTCAGAATAGGTTTACTGCGTGCGGGCAGAGCATCAAAGTGCGCGTGCACAACTTTTGCAATTCTCTCTGCAAGTGCATCATCCCCAgaattctttcttcttttttgtcgTTCCATTACGATATACCGTTTAGTTATGCATGAACATACCTAACTTTGTACTGTAACCcacttttatattaagttgGGTGCATATCACGTGACTTACCATCATTCTTCTTATCCATTTATCCATGTCCAACAACTAACTTATCCACCGCATTCCAACTACCTTCCAACTCAAACCAcactcctctccaccgcaaccacaaccaaccaaaaccaagaagaaagggataaTCAATCAAAATGGCCGACAAACTCCGCACGATCCAAAACCTCGAGGCGATGCAAGCGCGGTACGTCGGTACTGGCCACGCGGACACGACGAAATACGAATGGGTATCGAACATTGTCCGGGATAGCTACGCCTCGTATATTGGTCATCCGCCTATGTTGTCGTATATGGCGTTGGGAATGGGCGaatcgaaggagaaggttcGCGCGGCGATGATTGAGAAGATGGTTAGAGGGGCGGGGAATCCGCCGGAGGTTGGTattcctttttatttctttccttgtttttgtggatgggggttAGGGATAGGGCTGATGATATGGTGTTTTAGACGCAGGAATAATCTATTACTACTTGCTCATAGAGTGATAGGTGGTGGGGTTTTGAGTGATGGGGGTGAGATGATATGAGTTGAAGGAGTTGGGTGTTGGATGGGGGAGTATTGTGGAAGGAgatagatgatggattgTGGGATTGTGTCATGCAGGTATTTGCATACTACTGGAGTTCAATGGTGGGTAAATGGCGTTGGCGTGGAGGTTTCATGCATTACATTACATACTCAGGATATGGACTAAGATGGGTTAAAATCGATCGATTATCATCATGTACAACGCTACGCTAATTGCAATTACATTACATGCTAATTTCTCCCTTGTCATTTCCACCCCCCTGCGCCGCTGCCAACCGCGTATTCTCATTCTGCAACGACCCGATCAAATCCAGCCATTGCTTGCGCTCTCCGCGCAGTCGATGCACCTCCTTCTTTAGCACCTCCACCTCGCGGCGCAACGCCTCCGTCTCTGCCCGCGAGCGATGCTTCTCCTGCTTGTCTGCGTGCTTCTGCTGCCGCGCCTCGATCTTCGATGCCTCCTTGACCTGGTCTTTCTCGATCTTGCCGAGCTGTTTCAGCAGCTTGGATTCGTCGTGGAACAGCCCGGACGCAACCTTGTGCATCTTTGCCGTTTCGTGGTCCGGATTATCGGCATGACGGCTCTTGCTTGACGTTTGGCCTTTGTGCACGCTGCTGGCTGGACTGCTGCTTGGCGGTTCACTGCTGGCTCCCTCGTTTGTTGCTGCTAGAGCGGTCGTGGATGTCTTGTCGCGCTTGGAACCTTCGACTGGTGAGGTCACGCGGAGGGCTTGGATGTCGGCTCGTACTTTATCCAGCTGTGCTTCGACGTTGCGTTTGCGTTCTGCGAGCTTTGCCAGCTGTTTCTCGTGCGAGGTCAGCTTGcctttcttgttcttggccaTTAGCTCCAGCGCGGATACGTCGGGGCCTGCTTCCAGTGATGACTCGACGCCTGAGTTTGCTGATGGTGCTATCGACGCTTTGTCGTGCGATACTGCATCGTCTTCGTGCTCCTTAGCCCCCTCGACATCTGGCTCCGTGCTGCTGGCAGGGACACTCTGGGCAGAGACCTGGCGCGAGTGCTGCGGTAGGTAGTCCAGCACCGTCTGCGGCGCATACCGCTCCAGACCTGCGTTCACCAGGTATGCGAAGCTGGCAATCAACCCGTGATGTTCGACTTCAGTGTATGACTCGTCGTCACTGTCCTCCTCACTGCTGGacgcatcctcctcctcatactGACTATGACTGCCCACCGACCTGTCCGTggaccttctcttcctctccccgtCCCGACAAGCCCAGTTCAAGAACTTGACAGCATCCGTACAGATACTCTTGGGAGTgcccttctccaccatccatctggGGATATTACCACCCGGATCACTCCTcgtcaccatcacccattCAACCGGATTCATCGCCCCCTCAGGCTTACCCTCCACAGGTATCTCCCGAATAAACTCCACACTCTCATACATCCCCCGAATATACCCCGGCACCGGAGGCACCTCATCATGCTCGCACGGtctcgacaccatcatccactccctccccttcccttccttcttccgtttctcctcctcaccctcactcTCATCCCAACTCACAATCAAACTCACAAAATCCCTCGCAGTCGTAGGTTTCGGAAACTGCGCCGAAACATGATACACCTGCACCCTTCCAatcaccccatccccaccatcaccactatcaccaccacccataacctccaccccctcaaccAACCTCTCCGCCCCAATCCCCCTAACCGCCTGATCCGgcatcttccccttcctcacccgTTCCTGATTCCTCCTCAACGTCTCCCCCATCTCACCCGAcaacttctccttccaccGCTCAAACCCTAACCCCTCATGCACGCTCCGCCTCCCAAACCAATGTCCCTTCCCATCTCCCCCCTGCAACTTATATATCGGGATCTGCAACGGGTTATCCCGAGAATTGGTCACTCGTATCGGCTTGCTCCATTGTTTCCGAAGTGCTTGGACCCCGCTTCCTTTCccattgttgttgctgcttttcCCGCTACCGCTCCCGCTACTGCTATCGCCATTATTCCCATTATCATGATCCACTAAATCATGCACAGGAACTGCGCCGCTCGCCTTCACTACCTTACTCGCCGGATGTCCGCCATACGCGGCCTGCTGCGCTTGGATATCGTCGTCTGAAGGTAACGGGACGGAATCGACAATCAGGTGCGCTTTCGTGCGGAGGTCGGTGATGTAGGCTCGTAGGGCGGCGGGGTCGGTGCTCGGAACGTCGGTCCAGGTGGTCGGAGAGAGGGATTCTAGGGATTCTTGGAGCGTGGGGAGGGgcatgtttctttctttctttctttctttctttctatcgACTTAGTTGGGTATGCTTGTGGTTTCGGGTCGGTTGGGTTCGGTTCAATTGTTGTGTATGTGGTGGGATTTGATGTTGGTGGGTCATGTAGAGTATATATGGATGATATTTGTTTCTGAATTTATGGAAGTTTGTTGTTCactggtggtgaggtggtgTGTAAGTTAGGAGTTATtgaagtggtggtgatgatgatgatgattgtaaGACTGAAAGAGGAGACTCCCGGTGGAGGCAATAGGAGGAGGGTATGTCACAGGAGGACTTAGGCAACTAGGCAGACATAAAAATGAAtgatataaaaaactagaatATCCATAAAAAGCTAATTCGATCAAGAGCAGAAGTTCATCGTCAGAGGAAGATAATGAATGGTACCTCCGGTTCTGGTGGTGTTGCGGAGTTCGGGGTCTGACGTCACCGGTCCGGGGCAGAAAAAGACCGTTCTTGCCGATGAATCCAGCAAGGCTCGTCTCTCCCCTGGCGGCCATGAGATCAGTGCTTACTATTCTACGCCTTACTCTACATCCTGTCTACTGCGCAGTGCCGATCGTCTTGTGGTCCATTATTTCAGACTAAGTACATCGTGCCAAATAATTCAAAAAGATGGTAGTAATGCTTAGAATAAAGAACGAAGATCCAAAGAAGACTGGGCGCAGCCCTCCAGCATCCGATTCCCGCTCAGAGTCTCACCCAGTGAGGATGTGAACGGGCGTATCCAGGTAATTTCAAACCCAGCCTGGATGATAGGAGATGAACCTACCGGACAGCCACATTGACGGGACAGTGAGCCCAAGTTAGTCTCGTAAAGTTCCACTGACGGTCACAGACCGTTAGTTGCAAACCCGATCAGGTCCGCCACAGGCGGATTTTCAGATCTGAGACGCCCCAGGGCTACCTGCGCCACATCATCTGTGCTGCCAAACTCTGCAGCCATCACATCCCAGATGTAGATAGCCACAGCAGTCGCTAGCCACCTCTGCCATCAATGGGTACCTGTACCCAGCAGACGATGGCGTCAGGACGACCACCATGCACAGCACAGTAGCCCTCCTGACTCCGCGACACGAAACGAAGGGCGAACATTCCTCATCCAAATCATATCCCAAGCCGCGAGGCTAACCAGGTCTTCATGACATATAATGCGGGATTGAAAGGGGGCATCCCCAAAAATCAGAACAAACAGCCGACCCGCCGCTCTTGATGCTATAGAACGAAAATCAAACAAAACGCTAGCGCTGTCAAAGGCAAACGAAAAGAACAAGGGCACTTGTGGTGAAAACTGGTGTCATCGAATATCGAAAAGAGATAAGAAAAACCAATGCAAAGACGTGAGGGTGTATCATGTGTTTCGCAAATCATCAAGGGTAACGCCGTCATTGATGCCAATTAGTCTGATGAGGGTATCCGTGGGGATAGGACCCCGGTCGTTCTCGTGACTGTGTATACGCGGGCCCCGGTGGCATGGAGCCGTAGTCATATTGTCGGTACGGATCCTCGGATCTATTCCAAAGACACGCGAAGTCAGGGATACCGTTAACATCAAGTGTCTGGTTCCATGGACCTGTTACATTGTTGTCCCGTATGGCAGTGTAAAATCTTGGTACCGGTTCTCCCATCCAAACCCCGCCAGACCAGCCACTGTGCTGCACGGTTGCACTAGCATGCTCGGCAGCGGGAGCGCCGCGATGGTCGCCGATGTCGCCGCTGTGCTGTAGTATTGTGTCGCATTGTATGGTGAAGTGGTATATGGCTGGCTGAACGTTGGGGAAGTAAGCTGTGCTTCTCCCATGCCGTTCATGGTTGCCCACATACCAGCGTTCGGCTCGCCAGTGCTGGTTGTTGCGGGGCTGGATGGGAGGACCTTCCACGACTCCAAAGGCAGTGTTTGTGGCATCGGCTCCTGCCACCAGGTTCCCGGTACGGTCGAGCTGGGAAGGATAGGGGTCGACCGGAGGACGTCAACTACACGTGGCGGCGGGGGAAGTAGAGGCACGAAGAGACTGGTTATCGCCGCCTTCGCGTCATCGCTGCGGCCGCCAAGCAGTTCGCCTgcgccatcctcctcgagccCTTCCAGCGCGAGCGCCTCTGTGCGATAGACAAATTTGTTGACAGCTTGCACAAATTCCtcctgcagcttcttcagctgaCTATCCTTGTCGGACCAGTCCCAAGTGCTGGCAGCCGTGTCGACGGAATAGACGTCCTTGTGGTAGTCGACGAGAGCCTCGATGGTCTCCGGAGTCAATTTAAAGGCGACTTCGTTCTGCGAAACCATGTCGACATGCACGACGTACGCTTCGATGTGGACCATCTGGTAGTTGCACATGGCCTCGACCAGGGGGTTGTCGTCCTTCTTGAGTTCCGCATCGGGGGCCTTGGGAAACATCAGAGAGCACAGTGTCCAGATGGCGTCGGGGGATGACAGCGTCTCCGTAAGGCATCTGGTATGCTGGGTAACATTGTTAAGGGGTCGCTTGACTCGATTCACTCTTTTGAGGGTGGCAGTCAGCCAGGGCTCGATGCGCGCATTCAACACCACGTTCGGCGACGAGCGTGGAGCGAATGCGGCTGCCGACGAGGGCAGCAAGACGGTTGGCATAATTAGACTGCGCAGTGACGAGCAAAGATGGTGCTATACTTGACGACAAACGAACGCAAAAATGAAGGGCGGATCAGTAAAGAGAGAGATAAGATAGGGTGGAAAAAGAGCATAGAGGCGACATTCGCCCACAGCGAGTGATATATCCCGATACAGTCCGAAGCGTGACGGGCAAAGTAACTTGGAAGTCACGAGGACCGAGGCGTGTAGGGGCAGCGCGGAAAGACTAGAAAGAAGTCGGAAGGAAGGTTGTCTGcccggagggaggaggttggtagtatatattaaaatcccCACCGTCAGGAACCGGGAGTGGAGTGGAAAGCAGTACTACTtgagtaatagtagtagtagtggtggaggaagagggttgTATAGGTCAAAATTactgtttgtgtgtgtgggcGAATGCGCAATAGAAGTGAGGgtaaaagaaaggaatggc belongs to Aspergillus luchuensis IFO 4308 DNA, chromosome 3, nearly complete sequence and includes:
- a CDS encoding uncharacterized protein (COG:S;~EggNog:ENOG410PIVG); the encoded protein is MPTVLLPSSAAAFAPRSSPNVVLNARIEPWLTATLKRVNRVKRPLNNVTQHTRCLTETLSSPDAIWTLCSLMFPKAPDAELKKDDNPLVEAMCNYQMVHIEAYVVHVDMVSQNEVAFKLTPETIEALVDYHKDVYSVDTAASTWDWSDKDSQLKKLQEEFVQAVNKFVYRTEALALEGLEEDGAGELLGGRSDDAKAAITSLFVPLLPPPPRVVDVLRSTPILPSSTVPGTWWQEPMPQTLPLESWKVLPSSPATTSTGEPNAGMWATMNGMGEAQLTSPTFSQPYTTSPYNATQYYSTAATSATIAALPLPSMLVQPCSTVAGLAGFGWENRYQDFTLPYGTTM
- a CDS encoding uncharacterized protein (COG:S;~EggNog:ENOG410PJHN;~InterPro:IPR024500,IPR023393;~PFAM:PF11274), with protein sequence MPLPTLQESLESLSPTTWTDVPSTDPAALRAYITDLRTKAHLIVDSVPLPSDDDIQAQQAAYGGHPASKVVKASGAVPVHDLVDHDNGNNGDSSSGSGSGKSSNNNGKGSGVQALRKQWSKPIRVTNSRDNPLQIPIYKLQGGDGKGHWFGRRSVHEGLGFERWKEKLSGEMGETLRRNQERVRKGKMPDQAVRGIGAERLVEGVEVMGGGDSGDGGDGVIGRVQVYHVSAQFPKPTTARDFVSLIVSWDESEGEEEKRKKEGKGREWMMVSRPCEHDEVPPVPGYIRGMYESVEFIREIPVEGKPEGAMNPVEWVMVTRSDPGGNIPRWMVEKGTPKSICTDAVKFLNWACRDGERKRRSTDRSVGSHSQYEEEDASSSEEDSDDESYTEVEHHGLIASFAYLVNAGLERYAPQTVLDYLPQHSRQVSAQSVPASSTEPDVEGAKEHEDDAVSHDKASIAPSANSGVESSLEAGPDVSALELMAKNKKGKLTSHEKQLAKLAERKRNVEAQLDKVRADIQALRVTSPVEGSKRDKTSTTALAATNEGASSEPPSSSPASSVHKGQTSSKSRHADNPDHETAKMHKVASGLFHDESKLLKQLGKIEKDQVKEASKIEARQQKHADKQEKHRSRAETEALRREVEVLKKEVHRLRGERKQWLDLIGSLQNENTRLAAAQGGGNDKGEISM